One Streptomyces sp. V4I8 genomic window carries:
- a CDS encoding LLM class F420-dependent oxidoreductase, whose translation MSQPESPRPFRFGVNLMTSAPADEWRAKCRRAEELGYDVILVPDHLGMPAPFPALVAAAEATQRPRLGTFVLNAGFWNPALLAREVATTDALTGGRLELGLGTGYVKAEHDTAGLPWLSPGGRVDHLRRTIEEVYRLLASEELPHSRIRSSGGTPMPQPVQRPRVPLLVGGNGDRVLGLTAEHADIAAFTGARSVRGDSTGKLEVLLAGELEERVARYRELAAAAGRKEPEPTELNLLIQFVLDTDDREAAVQPLLERVPNLTPDQVLELPIGLIGTVEEMTAQVLAQRERYGFTYLTVLEPNMEAFAPVMARLRGK comes from the coding sequence GTGTCGCAACCGGAGAGCCCGCGTCCGTTCCGCTTCGGCGTCAACCTGATGACGTCCGCCCCGGCCGACGAGTGGCGGGCCAAGTGCCGCCGGGCCGAGGAACTCGGCTACGACGTGATCCTGGTCCCCGACCACCTGGGCATGCCCGCGCCGTTCCCCGCCCTGGTCGCGGCGGCCGAGGCGACTCAGCGGCCACGACTGGGCACCTTCGTGCTCAACGCGGGCTTCTGGAACCCGGCGTTGCTCGCCCGCGAGGTCGCGACCACCGACGCCCTCACGGGCGGGCGACTGGAACTCGGCCTCGGCACCGGCTATGTGAAGGCGGAGCACGACACGGCGGGGCTGCCATGGCTCTCCCCGGGTGGGCGTGTGGATCATCTGCGGCGCACGATCGAGGAGGTGTACCGGCTGCTCGCGTCCGAGGAACTCCCCCACTCTCGAATCCGCTCGAGCGGCGGGACCCCCATGCCGCAGCCGGTCCAGCGGCCCCGGGTGCCGCTGCTCGTCGGCGGCAACGGCGACCGCGTGCTGGGCCTGACCGCCGAGCACGCCGACATCGCGGCGTTCACCGGAGCGCGTTCGGTGCGGGGAGACTCGACGGGAAAGCTGGAGGTCCTGCTCGCCGGGGAGTTGGAGGAGCGTGTCGCGCGGTACCGCGAACTGGCGGCGGCAGCGGGCCGCAAGGAGCCTGAGCCGACCGAACTGAACCTGCTGATCCAGTTCGTGCTCGACACCGACGACCGCGAGGCGGCCGTACAGCCTCTGCTGGAACGGGTCCCGAACCTCACACCGGACCAGGTCCTGGAGCTGCCCATCGGTCTGATCGGCACCGTGGAGGAGATGACCGCCCAGGTGCTGGCGCAACGTGAGCGGTACGGGTTCACCTATCTGACCGTCCTCGAACCGAACATGGAGGCGTTCGCCCCGGTGATGGCGCGGCTGCGCGGAAAGTAG
- a CDS encoding GNAT family N-acetyltransferase, whose translation MTDLRIRAATAHDLDTVLAFWKTAAEGTSISDDRDGVERLVARDPEALILAELDGELVGTVIAGFDGWRCHLYRLAVHPERRRRGVGSALLTAAEERFVTLGGRRGDAMVLQRNETAHHAWRAAGYTPEEQWRRWVKHLTD comes from the coding sequence ATGACTGATCTGCGGATACGGGCCGCGACGGCCCACGACCTCGACACCGTGCTGGCCTTCTGGAAGACGGCCGCCGAGGGCACCAGCATCAGCGACGACCGGGACGGCGTGGAGCGGCTGGTCGCCCGCGACCCCGAGGCGCTGATCCTGGCCGAGCTGGACGGCGAACTGGTGGGCACGGTCATCGCGGGCTTCGACGGCTGGCGCTGCCATCTGTACCGGCTGGCAGTACACCCGGAGCGGCGCCGCCGCGGCGTCGGCTCGGCACTGCTGACCGCCGCGGAGGAGAGGTTCGTCACGCTCGGCGGGCGTCGCGGTGACGCGATGGTGCTGCAGCGCAACGAGACCGCCCACCATGCCTGGCGCGCGGCCGGGTACACGCCTGAGGAACAGTGGCGGCGGTGGGTGAAGCACCTGACCGACTGA
- a CDS encoding hemolysin family protein, whose product MTEVILLLVAILLSLACGAFVAAEFSLTTVERSELERAAERGERGAVGALRAVRNLTFQLSGAQLGITVTNLVVGMLAEPSIAALLAGPLESIGISRSTASSIALVIGTALSTVVLMVVGELVPKNWAISSPLAVAKTVGNAQRWFSAIFRPFITHLNNTANRVVRRFGVEPTEELAAARGPQELAALARHSAREGALEADTAELFVRTLNLADLTAENVMTPRVQVIALEAQATCEDVANATRATGLSRFPVYRGSLDSVVGTAHIKDILAVPAERRTRVSVAEMMREPLLVPETLTVDRLLDRLSGKRTMAVIIDEYGGTAGVATLEDIVEEVVGEVRDEHDPHETPDLAQAGSDEEGRTLYSADGSARVDQLARVGLRAPEGPYETLAGLVAAELGRIPAVGDCVEVAGWRLDVVDAAGRRAARVLLHAPLDDATEHEKNEKNEKEGGR is encoded by the coding sequence ATGACCGAAGTGATCCTCCTGCTGGTGGCGATCCTGCTCTCGCTCGCCTGCGGTGCCTTCGTCGCGGCCGAGTTCTCGCTGACCACGGTCGAGCGCAGCGAGCTGGAGCGGGCCGCAGAGCGCGGCGAGCGGGGCGCTGTCGGCGCCCTGAGGGCCGTACGGAATCTGACGTTCCAGCTCTCCGGCGCCCAGCTGGGCATCACGGTCACCAACCTGGTCGTCGGCATGCTCGCCGAACCGTCGATCGCCGCCCTGCTCGCGGGCCCACTGGAGTCGATCGGCATCTCCCGCTCGACGGCGAGCTCGATCGCACTGGTGATCGGTACGGCCCTGTCGACCGTCGTACTGATGGTGGTCGGCGAGCTGGTGCCCAAGAACTGGGCGATCTCCTCGCCGCTGGCCGTGGCGAAGACGGTCGGCAACGCGCAGCGCTGGTTCAGCGCGATCTTCCGTCCCTTCATCACCCACCTCAACAACACGGCGAACCGCGTGGTGCGCCGCTTCGGGGTGGAACCCACCGAGGAGCTGGCCGCCGCGCGCGGCCCCCAGGAGCTGGCCGCCCTCGCCCGGCACTCCGCCCGGGAGGGCGCCCTGGAGGCGGACACCGCCGAACTCTTCGTACGGACCCTGAACCTGGCCGATCTGACCGCGGAGAACGTCATGACCCCGCGCGTCCAGGTCATCGCCCTGGAAGCCCAGGCGACCTGCGAGGACGTGGCGAACGCGACGCGGGCGACCGGGCTGTCCCGGTTCCCCGTCTACCGCGGCAGCCTCGACTCGGTCGTGGGCACCGCGCACATCAAGGACATCCTGGCGGTGCCCGCCGAACGCCGGACCCGGGTCTCCGTCGCCGAGATGATGCGCGAGCCGCTCCTCGTCCCCGAGACCCTCACCGTCGACCGGCTCCTCGACCGGCTCTCCGGCAAGCGCACCATGGCCGTGATCATCGACGAGTACGGCGGTACGGCCGGGGTGGCGACCCTGGAGGACATCGTCGAGGAGGTCGTGGGCGAGGTGCGGGACGAGCACGACCCGCACGAGACGCCCGACCTCGCCCAGGCGGGCAGCGACGAGGAGGGTCGGACGCTGTACTCGGCCGACGGCTCGGCACGGGTGGACCAGCTCGCGCGCGTGGGCCTGCGGGCACCCGAGGGGCCGTACGAGACCCTGGCCGGTCTCGTCGCGGCGGAGCTCGGCCGTATCCCCGCCGTCGGTGACTGTGTCGAGGTGGCCGGCTGGCGGCTCGACGTGGTGGACGCGGCGGGCCGCAGGGCCGCCCGGGTGTTGCTCCACGCGCCGCTCGACGACGCGACGGAGCACGAGAAGAACGAGAAGAACGAGAAGGAGGGCGGGCGATGA
- a CDS encoding hemolysin family protein gives MTAVQLFIGFLTLVVNAFFVGAEFALISVRRSQIEPYADQGDRRAKSVLWGLQHVSALMAAAQLGITLCTLVLGVVAEPAIEHLLEPVFHAVGVPEGAGHVVSFVIALALATYLHMLLGEMVPKNIALAEPVRSALVLGPPLVTLSRALRPVIFTINAFANALLKLLRVETKDEVTATFSDAELARLVRDSGEAGLIDERARERLHDALELGRRPVRDVVVPLEHVVYARVGVTPGELEGLSAESGFSRFPVVDAGRRIVGYLHVKDALDASPRDVPFQVRDMRPIASVRETTPLDDVLTAMRGSRTHLAAVLGGDGRLAGLVTMEDVLRELFGQRT, from the coding sequence ATGACCGCCGTACAGCTGTTCATCGGCTTTCTGACGCTGGTCGTCAACGCCTTCTTCGTCGGCGCCGAGTTCGCGCTGATCTCGGTGCGGCGCTCGCAGATCGAGCCGTACGCCGATCAGGGCGACCGGCGGGCCAAGAGCGTGCTGTGGGGTCTGCAGCACGTGTCCGCGCTGATGGCGGCCGCACAGCTCGGCATCACGCTGTGCACGCTGGTGCTCGGAGTGGTCGCGGAACCCGCCATCGAGCATCTGCTGGAACCGGTGTTCCACGCGGTGGGCGTCCCGGAGGGCGCGGGACACGTCGTCTCCTTCGTGATCGCGCTGGCACTGGCCACCTATCTGCACATGCTGCTCGGTGAGATGGTGCCGAAGAACATCGCGCTGGCCGAGCCCGTGCGCAGCGCCCTGGTGCTCGGTCCGCCGCTGGTCACCCTGTCCCGTGCGCTGCGGCCGGTGATCTTCACGATCAACGCCTTCGCCAACGCGCTGCTGAAGCTGCTGCGCGTCGAGACCAAGGACGAGGTCACCGCGACCTTCTCGGACGCCGAGCTGGCCCGTCTGGTGCGTGACTCCGGCGAGGCCGGCCTCATCGACGAGCGCGCGCGTGAGCGGCTGCACGACGCCCTGGAACTGGGCCGCCGACCCGTCCGTGACGTGGTGGTCCCCCTGGAGCACGTCGTCTACGCGCGCGTGGGTGTCACTCCGGGGGAACTGGAGGGACTGTCGGCCGAGTCGGGCTTCTCCCGCTTCCCGGTCGTCGACGCGGGCCGCCGCATCGTCGGCTACCTCCATGTGAAGGACGCCCTGGACGCCTCCCCGCGGGACGTACCGTTCCAGGTGCGGGACATGCGCCCCATCGCCAGTGTCCGGGAGACCACACCCCTGGACGACGTCCTCACAGCCATGCGAGGCAGCCGCACCCACCTGGCAGCCGTCCTGGGCGGCGACGGCCGGCTGGCGGGACTGGTGACCATGGAGGACGTGCTGCGGGAGTTGTTCGGGCAGCGGACCTGA
- a CDS encoding SGNH/GDSL hydrolase family protein, with protein MQTNPTYSSLVAVGDSFTEGMSDLLPDGSYRGWADLLAGRMAARTPGFRYANLAVRGKLIRQIVDEQVDVAAAMGADVITLVGGLNDTLRPKCDMGRVRGLLEEAVEKLAPACQQLVLMRSPGRQGPVLERFRPRMEELFDCVDELAARHGAIVVDLYGAPSLGDPRLWDVDRLHLTAEGHRRVAEAVWQTLGYDPEDTEWRTPMAATLPPGWAARRVADARFARQHLLPWIGRRLTGRSSGDGLPAKRPELLPYEAYEVPGA; from the coding sequence ATGCAGACGAACCCCACATACAGCAGCTTGGTCGCGGTCGGCGACTCCTTCACCGAGGGCATGTCGGACCTGCTCCCGGACGGTTCCTACCGGGGCTGGGCCGACCTCCTCGCCGGGCGGATGGCCGCCCGTACGCCCGGCTTCCGGTATGCCAACCTCGCGGTGCGCGGAAAGCTGATCAGGCAGATCGTCGACGAGCAGGTCGACGTGGCGGCAGCCATGGGCGCCGATGTGATCACGCTGGTCGGCGGGCTCAACGACACACTGCGACCCAAGTGCGACATGGGGCGGGTGCGCGGACTCCTCGAGGAGGCCGTGGAGAAGCTCGCCCCGGCGTGCCAACAGCTGGTGCTGATGCGCAGCCCGGGCCGGCAGGGGCCGGTCCTGGAACGGTTCCGGCCGCGTATGGAGGAGCTGTTCGACTGCGTCGACGAGCTGGCCGCGCGGCACGGCGCGATCGTCGTCGACCTGTACGGGGCGCCGTCGCTCGGCGACCCCCGCCTGTGGGACGTGGACCGACTGCATCTGACGGCCGAGGGACATCGCCGGGTCGCGGAGGCGGTGTGGCAGACGCTCGGCTACGACCCCGAGGACACCGAGTGGCGTACACCGATGGCGGCCACGCTGCCGCCGGGGTGGGCCGCGCGACGGGTCGCGGACGCCCGGTTCGCCCGGCAGCACCTGCTGCCCTGGATCGGGCGGCGACTGACGGGCCGGTCGTCCGGCGACGGGCTGCCGGCGAAGCGGCCGGAGCTGTTGCCGTACGAGGCGTACGAGGTTCCGGGGGCGTAG
- the purB gene encoding adenylosuccinate lyase, with translation MTSAPAKPRIPNVLAGRYASTELATLWSPEQKVKLERQLWLAVLRAQKDLGIEVPDEALADYERVLDTVDLASIAEREKVTRHDVKARIEEFNDLAGHEHVHKGMTSRDLTENVEQLQIRLSLELIRDRTVAVLARLGKLAAEYGELVMAGRSHNVAAQATTLGKRFATGADELLVAYGRVEELLGRYPLRGIKGPVGTAQDMLDLLGGDASKLADLEDRIAGHLGFSQAFTSVGQVYPRSLDYEVVTALVQLAAAPSSLAKTIRLMAGHELVTEGFKPGQVGSSAMPHKMNTRSCERVNGLMVILRGYASMTGELAGDQWNEGDVSCSVVRRVALPDAFFALDGLLETFLTVLDEFGAFPAVVARELDRYLPFLATTKVLMGAVRAGVGREVAHEAIKENAVASALAMREQGAERNELLDKLAADERIPLDRPALDALMADKLSFTGAAADQVGVVVGRIEEIVKQRPEAAGYTPGAIL, from the coding sequence GTGACTTCTGCGCCCGCCAAGCCCCGCATCCCGAACGTCCTCGCCGGACGCTACGCCTCCACCGAGCTCGCCACGCTCTGGTCCCCCGAGCAGAAGGTGAAGCTGGAGCGCCAGCTCTGGCTCGCCGTCCTGCGGGCCCAGAAGGACCTCGGCATCGAGGTGCCGGACGAGGCGCTCGCCGACTACGAGCGCGTCCTGGACACCGTCGACCTCGCCTCCATCGCCGAGCGCGAGAAGGTCACGCGGCACGACGTGAAGGCGCGGATCGAGGAGTTCAACGACCTCGCCGGGCACGAGCACGTGCACAAGGGCATGACGTCCCGTGACCTCACGGAGAACGTCGAGCAGCTGCAGATCCGGCTCTCGCTGGAGCTGATCCGCGACCGTACGGTGGCCGTGCTGGCCCGTCTGGGCAAGCTGGCCGCCGAGTACGGCGAGCTGGTCATGGCCGGCCGCTCCCACAACGTCGCCGCGCAGGCCACGACGCTGGGCAAGCGCTTCGCGACCGGCGCCGACGAGCTGCTCGTGGCGTACGGCCGGGTCGAGGAGCTGCTGGGCCGCTACCCGCTGCGCGGCATCAAGGGCCCGGTCGGCACGGCGCAGGACATGCTCGACCTGCTCGGCGGGGACGCGTCGAAGCTGGCGGACCTGGAGGACCGGATCGCCGGGCACCTCGGTTTCTCCCAGGCGTTCACCTCCGTCGGCCAGGTCTATCCGCGTTCGCTGGACTACGAGGTCGTGACCGCGCTGGTGCAGTTGGCGGCCGCGCCGTCCTCGCTGGCGAAGACGATCCGGCTGATGGCCGGGCACGAGCTGGTGACCGAGGGCTTCAAGCCGGGCCAGGTCGGCTCCTCCGCGATGCCGCACAAGATGAACACCCGCTCCTGCGAGCGTGTGAACGGCCTGATGGTCATCCTGCGCGGCTACGCCTCGATGACCGGCGAGCTGGCGGGCGACCAGTGGAACGAGGGCGATGTGTCCTGCTCGGTGGTGCGCCGGGTCGCGCTGCCGGACGCGTTCTTCGCGCTGGACGGTCTGCTGGAGACGTTCCTGACGGTGCTGGACGAGTTCGGCGCGTTCCCGGCGGTCGTGGCGCGTGAGCTGGACCGCTACCTCCCCTTCCTCGCCACCACCAAGGTGCTGATGGGCGCGGTGCGCGCGGGCGTCGGCCGTGAGGTCGCGCACGAGGCGATCAAGGAGAACGCCGTCGCCTCCGCGCTGGCGATGCGCGAGCAGGGCGCCGAGCGCAACGAGCTGCTCGACAAGCTGGCCGCCGACGAGCGCATCCCGCTCGACCGCCCCGCGCTGGACGCGCTGATGGCCGACAAGCTGTCCTTCACGGGCGCCGCGGCCGACCAGGTCGGCGTCGTCGTGGGCCGCATCGAGGAGATCGTGAAGCAGCGCCCGGAGGCCGCCGGTTACACGCCCGGGGCCATCCTCTAG
- the mug gene encoding G/U mismatch-specific DNA glycosylase has product MARFTAEQLEAARDRLVPDVVADGLQVLFCGINPGLMTAATGHHFARPGNRFWPVLHLSGFTPRLLKPSEQGELPSYGLGITNVVARATARADELSAEEYREGGRLLATKVARLRPRWLAVVGVTAYRAAFDDRKAQVGPQERTIGDTRVWVLPNPSGLNAHWTAATMAEEFGRLRAAAEA; this is encoded by the coding sequence ATGGCCCGCTTCACCGCCGAGCAGTTGGAGGCCGCCCGCGACCGTCTGGTACCGGACGTCGTCGCGGACGGTCTCCAAGTGCTGTTCTGCGGCATCAACCCCGGTCTGATGACGGCCGCGACCGGCCATCACTTCGCCCGTCCCGGCAACCGTTTCTGGCCGGTCCTGCACCTGTCCGGCTTCACACCGCGGCTCTTGAAACCGTCGGAACAGGGCGAGTTGCCGTCCTACGGCCTCGGCATCACGAACGTCGTCGCGCGGGCGACCGCACGGGCCGACGAGCTGAGCGCCGAGGAGTACCGGGAGGGCGGGCGGCTGCTGGCGACGAAGGTGGCGCGGCTGCGTCCGCGTTGGCTGGCCGTCGTCGGGGTCACCGCCTATCGGGCGGCGTTCGACGACCGCAAGGCCCAGGTGGGTCCGCAGGAGCGGACGATCGGGGACACGCGTGTATGGGTGCTGCCGAATCCGAGCGGGCTCAACGCGCACTGGACGGCGGCGACGATGGCGGAGGAGTTCGGGCGGCTGCGGGCGGCGGCCGAGGCCTGA
- a CDS encoding ABC transporter permease, whose translation MAFAPALHAEWLKIRTLRSLPGALLALFAATTAFSALAGTDGSSDPEFDPLFTALSGVLPGQIAAISFGAMAVSSEYHGGALRLTLAAVPRRGRWFAAKMTAIAGPALIVGLVTAFTANAVARAGLGSAASGVTTGEQVRGVLGCGIYLMLMALFAAGLTAVLRSGVATLSLLIPFILVVSFVIGDAAGTVADFLPDKAGQIVLHQTYDGTLGPWSGLTVTALWTAAALLAGTWSVRRRDA comes from the coding sequence ATGGCATTCGCACCCGCGCTCCACGCGGAGTGGCTCAAGATCCGTACGCTCCGCTCCCTGCCGGGAGCGCTGCTCGCGCTGTTCGCCGCGACCACCGCGTTCTCCGCGCTGGCGGGCACCGACGGCAGCTCCGACCCTGAGTTCGACCCGCTCTTCACCGCGCTGTCCGGTGTTCTGCCCGGCCAGATCGCGGCCATCTCGTTCGGCGCGATGGCCGTGTCGTCGGAGTACCACGGGGGTGCGCTCCGGTTGACGCTCGCCGCGGTGCCCCGGCGTGGACGGTGGTTCGCCGCCAAGATGACGGCCATCGCCGGGCCGGCACTGATCGTGGGTCTGGTCACCGCCTTCACGGCAAACGCCGTGGCACGCGCGGGACTCGGCTCGGCGGCGAGCGGGGTCACGACGGGCGAGCAGGTGCGCGGGGTCCTGGGCTGCGGGATCTACCTCATGCTCATGGCCCTGTTCGCGGCGGGCCTCACCGCCGTGCTCCGCAGCGGAGTGGCCACGCTCTCCCTCCTGATCCCGTTCATCCTCGTGGTGTCCTTCGTCATCGGCGACGCCGCGGGCACCGTGGCCGACTTCCTGCCGGACAAGGCCGGCCAGATCGTGCTGCACCAGACCTACGACGGCACCCTCGGGCCGTGGTCGGGCCTGACCGTGACCGCGCTGTGGACGGCGGCCGCGCTGCTGGCGGGGACGTGGAGCGTGCGGCGGCGAGACGCCTGA
- a CDS encoding ABC transporter ATP-binding protein, giving the protein MTSIEVQALTKEYGTRRAVDDLTFTVLPGRVTGFLGPNGAGKSTTMRLVLGLDRPTSGTATIGGRAYPTLREPLRHVGALLDAQAAHGSRTARDHLRVLAVSNGIAVRRVDEVLKETGLASVARRRVKTYSLGMRQRLGIAAALLGDPEVVLLDEPSNGLDPEGIIWIRELLRRLAGEGRTVLVSSHLMNETASFADHLVVLGRGRLLADTPMREFIHARVEPHVRVRTTDATALKAALARHGHEAVEHEDGHWIVRHARVDDIGRLASQAGVPILELTAEEATLEQAYLDLTATEAEFTAQPQEA; this is encoded by the coding sequence ATGACCAGCATCGAAGTCCAGGCCCTCACCAAGGAGTACGGCACCCGGCGAGCCGTGGACGACCTCACCTTCACCGTCCTCCCCGGCCGCGTCACCGGCTTCCTCGGCCCCAACGGCGCCGGAAAGTCCACCACCATGCGGCTCGTGCTCGGCCTCGACCGGCCGACGTCCGGAACCGCCACGATCGGCGGCCGCGCCTACCCGACCCTGCGCGAACCCCTGCGCCACGTGGGTGCGTTGCTGGACGCCCAGGCCGCGCACGGCTCCCGCACCGCCCGCGACCACCTGCGCGTCCTCGCCGTGAGCAACGGCATCGCCGTCCGCCGGGTCGACGAGGTGCTGAAGGAGACCGGACTCGCGTCGGTCGCACGCCGCAGGGTGAAGACGTACTCCCTGGGCATGCGCCAGCGCCTCGGCATCGCGGCGGCCCTCCTCGGCGATCCCGAGGTCGTCCTGCTCGACGAGCCGTCCAACGGCCTCGACCCCGAAGGCATCATCTGGATCCGCGAGTTGCTGCGCCGCCTGGCGGGGGAGGGGCGCACGGTCCTGGTCTCCAGCCACCTCATGAACGAGACCGCGTCCTTCGCCGACCACCTGGTGGTCCTCGGCCGGGGCCGCCTGCTGGCCGACACCCCGATGCGGGAGTTCATCCACGCACGCGTGGAGCCCCACGTCCGAGTCCGCACCACGGACGCCACCGCGCTCAAGGCCGCCCTCGCCCGACACGGCCACGAGGCCGTCGAGCACGAGGACGGGCACTGGATCGTGCGCCACGCACGCGTGGACGACATCGGCCGCCTCGCCTCGCAGGCAGGCGTCCCCATCCTCGAACTCACGGCGGAGGAGGCCACGCTGGAGCAGGCCTACCTCGACCTGACCGCGACCGAGGCCGAGTTCACCGCACAGCCCCAGGAGGCCTGA
- a CDS encoding sensor histidine kinase: MVRLLRPFGRAVTYTRWLHLFIAVVAPSLLLFVREAWWIWLVAAAVLAPAGLVPAMRTVEGLQARLLLTGHRHDSESTDIVVAPSASWGDRGRLVVWLEARLLLGYVTMTCSAQLIFATVDLVSAAFGRDYEEGGPFLLGGHHWWHVLLAPLSLAALGVTVLAAGHLITALALRLLGPSPSERLAALEERTEQLLERTRIARELHDSIGHALTVAVVQAGAARAAGDPAFTDRALAAVEETGRAALEDLERVLGVLRESERPVSSRPTLTDADRLLESARASGTKVDVDMSGPLDTVPGPVSREGYRILQESLTNVLRHAGSVPARVRVAVADSTLTLEIRNPLTAGIPGPGRGSGLRGIRERAALLGGRARTGPVEGDWQVHVELPLS; the protein is encoded by the coding sequence ATGGTCCGCTTGCTGCGCCCGTTCGGCCGGGCGGTGACGTACACACGATGGCTGCATCTGTTCATCGCCGTCGTGGCGCCGAGCCTGTTGCTGTTCGTGCGGGAAGCGTGGTGGATCTGGTTGGTCGCGGCCGCGGTCCTCGCCCCGGCCGGGCTGGTCCCGGCGATGCGCACCGTGGAGGGGTTGCAGGCCAGGCTGCTGCTGACCGGTCACCGGCACGACAGCGAGAGCACCGACATCGTCGTCGCACCGTCCGCCTCCTGGGGCGACCGTGGACGGCTCGTCGTGTGGCTGGAGGCGCGGCTGCTGCTGGGCTACGTGACCATGACGTGCAGCGCCCAACTGATCTTCGCCACGGTGGACTTGGTGTCGGCTGCGTTCGGCCGTGACTACGAGGAGGGCGGGCCGTTCCTCCTCGGCGGCCACCACTGGTGGCACGTCCTGCTCGCGCCGTTGTCGCTGGCCGCTCTGGGGGTGACCGTCCTCGCCGCCGGCCACCTCATCACCGCACTCGCCCTCCGCCTCCTTGGCCCCTCCCCGTCCGAGCGTCTGGCCGCGCTGGAGGAGCGCACGGAGCAGCTACTGGAGCGCACCCGTATCGCCCGCGAACTCCACGACTCCATAGGCCACGCACTGACCGTGGCCGTCGTCCAGGCGGGCGCCGCCCGCGCCGCCGGTGATCCCGCCTTCACCGACCGCGCCCTGGCGGCCGTCGAGGAGACCGGGCGGGCCGCCCTGGAGGACCTGGAGCGCGTCCTCGGCGTGCTGCGCGAGTCCGAGCGACCGGTGAGCAGCCGGCCGACCCTCACGGACGCGGACCGCCTGCTGGAGTCCGCGCGGGCTTCCGGCACCAAGGTCGACGTCGACATGAGCGGGCCGTTGGACACCGTGCCCGGGCCGGTCTCCCGGGAGGGCTATCGCATCCTCCAGGAGTCGCTGACCAATGTGCTGCGGCACGCGGGTTCCGTCCCGGCCCGCGTCCGCGTGGCCGTCGCGGACAGCACGCTCACCCTGGAGATCCGCAATCCGCTCACCGCCGGCATACCCGGGCCCGGCAGAGGCAGCGGCCTGCGCGGGATACGCGAGCGCGCCGCCCTGCTGGGCGGACGCGCGCGGACCGGTCCCGTCGAAGGTGACTGGCAGGTACATGTTGAGCTGCCGTTGAGTTGA
- a CDS encoding response regulator: MPVTVLLVDDEPLVRAGLRAVLEAQPDIEVVGEAADGAAVIPLVRQLRPDVVAMDVRMPLLDGIEATRAVLRTVAAPPKILVVTTFENDEYVYEALRAGADGFLLKRARPAEIVHAVRLVAEGESLLFPASVRQLAARYGDDGGNRAARAVLERARLTDRETEVLRLMARGLSNAEIAARLVVGTETVKSHVSAVLAKLGARDRTQAVITAYESGFVALG; encoded by the coding sequence ATGCCGGTCACCGTGCTCCTCGTCGACGACGAACCCCTCGTACGCGCGGGTCTGCGGGCCGTGTTGGAAGCGCAGCCCGATATCGAGGTGGTCGGGGAGGCCGCGGACGGGGCGGCGGTGATTCCGCTGGTGCGGCAGTTGCGGCCCGACGTGGTCGCCATGGACGTACGGATGCCGCTGCTGGACGGGATCGAGGCCACGCGCGCGGTGCTGCGGACGGTCGCCGCGCCGCCGAAGATCCTCGTCGTCACGACCTTCGAGAACGACGAGTACGTGTACGAGGCGCTGCGGGCCGGTGCCGACGGCTTTCTGCTGAAGCGGGCCCGGCCCGCCGAGATCGTGCACGCGGTGCGGCTGGTCGCGGAGGGCGAGTCGCTGTTGTTCCCCGCGTCGGTGCGGCAGCTCGCCGCGCGGTACGGCGACGACGGCGGGAACCGGGCGGCGCGCGCGGTCCTGGAGCGGGCCCGGCTGACCGACCGGGAGACCGAGGTGCTGCGGCTGATGGCGCGCGGACTGTCGAACGCGGAGATCGCCGCCAGGCTGGTGGTCGGGACCGAGACGGTGAAGTCCCATGTGAGTGCCGTTCTGGCGAAGCTGGGGGCCCGCGACCGCACACAGGCGGTGATCACGGCGTACGAGTCGGGATTCGTGGCGCTGGGGTGA